The DNA window TACCATGAGTTGCATTTTGACCTTGACTGATTATTTTTTTTGCAGCCAAGTTAACCGAATAGCCTACTAACGTCACTTGTGGTTTTTCATTTGtactgtgacttttttttctttaggggCATTGGACAAGTTGTTACTGACTATGTTCGAGGGGCTGCGTTGCAGAAAGCTGCCAAGGCAGGCTTTTTGGTGCTCTCGGCGTTCACCTTTGCTGGGCTTTGTTATTTCAACTATCATGATGTGGGCATCTGCAAAGCTGTGGCTATGCTGTGGAAGCTCTGACCCTTTAGACTTAACACCTTGAGAATTGATTGTACACCTCCTTGCCTCTGCTCTGTCATGCCATTTCAACTCACAGTAAGAAGGAAATAACAGATTAGTCTGCTGGTAAACCTCTTCTCCTAATCAGCCAGTTATTTTTAGAGTTTAATCTTTGAAGAAAGATTTGAGAGAAATTGTATCCAAGAAATTGTGAGACTGAGTTTTGTATTCTGGAGAGTTAATGGGGTGTCTCACAGCTTCTCAGAAGACTCACAGTATAGCTAAACATTATATATGAGCCTTTGCCTGTTAATTTATCAGACTCTTAAAGGGAATTCAGCTTTATTACTCTCAATATTTGATCAAACTTCTATATTTGTCCTAGGATGATAGAGAAAGGGAACGACTGTTAATTCATAAGTAAAGACTTTGCAGAAAATTAGGCAGTGTTTCGTTTTTGTAAACATCCCCCCCCTCTGTTCAGTCGATACCAGTTACTGATGGTTACATGTCCTAGGGAgatttgaaaattagaaatactGATATTTCACATTACTGATTTCTAAGTCCTAGGAAGAAGAGCCTGGAGAGTTTCTGAATATAGAGAAGTTTCATGTAGGGAAGAGGTCCCTTTATAGATGTTTCAAATTGTTACAGGGTCTAAATGGAGACTTAATCctcaaatgtgtttattttacttatcCAAAAATAATCTGtccacaaatataaaattataagtaataaGTTGTTATTTTCCCACTGTGGGAATCTCTAATGTGAAAATGTATTCTATGAaggtaaagtttttttaaaaataaaaatgctgtataataaaaatttattctacTCTTTTATGTCTTAATTGTCCATACTTTTATTCAGTAAAACTGAGTGTCTATTGCATCTATAGCACGGAAACAGGACTGAGTGTTTAAATTTCCTTCTGAGTTTAGCAGTTAGGTAAATCAGACACAAAGTGCTATAATACAGAAAAGACTTACATGTAATAGGCAGAAATATACTGAGTATAAGTAGTTGGTATGAGAAGAGTAATAAGATTAAGTAGTAGGAATTAGAATTAGGTCCAGATTATGGTGTACTGTGGATGCCAGCctttatattcaaattttataCTGTATGCAGTTAGTCTGGTCTTAAGGGATGAGTGTAACGCATGATGGTTTCATCTAGCAATGTAGATGAAATGGGAGTTGGTGCATTTCACTCACTGAGGACCTTACTGGATAGCTGAGGCAAACTATCGAAGGGGAGCTGGCTAGAAGGGTAAGTGTTCATGCTGGAGGTTAAAGATAAGGTCCCCTGAATGTGCTTACGACCTTGTAGTATATGTATTAAGGGTTTAGGAAGAGGTGATTAATTCTGTTTTGGGGCAGGTTAAAGGTTTCAGAAGGGGGTGATGCCTGAGTAGCAGTGGTTCACCAAGGAGTCATGGTGGTGGGCCAGTCTGCCTTGGCAGGGAGGAGTATTTTATTACTGACTTGGTTTAGAATTGGTGGTTCCTTACGATGATAAAAAGCGGACTGACCTTTAGTCagtttcattattgttttaaaattctctatagACAGTGATCCCCCTTAGAGTcattcctccccccgccccactgccccccccattcccccagcccccagtacACCACTGCTGTAAAATGGAGTGGGGAACTGGATTTTTCCATAGAGTTTCTATCACCGATACCATCAGATCGTAGTTTGGCTCTGGAAGTGTGTCTAATGCTAATAAACTTCATTAGATCGTGATTGAATGTTAGAGTGGAGGCTGGTTAGAGTGGACCTGCCCCACGTCCTGGTCAGTTTTGTAATTAGGTTGGAGCTGAGCTGTCACTTTGGAAAATCAATGGGGCGCTGTGAGTTGCTGGAGCAGCAGTGAAGATGAGGCAGGGGCTGACAGCAATAAGAggtgtctgggcttccctggtggcgcagtggttgagagtccgcctgccaatgcaggggacgctggttcgagccctggtctgggaggatcccgcgtgccgcggagcgactgggcccgtgagccacgattgctgagcctgcgcgtctggagcctgtgctccgcggcgggaggggccgcgatggtgaggggcctgcgcaccgcgatgaggagtggcccccgcttgccacagctggagagggccctcgtgcagaaacgaggacccaacacagccataaataaataaataaataaataaataaatatttaataagaggTGTCTGAGGTTAGGCAGGACATCAGAATTGTGCTTCAGAAGAAATTTAGGCAGCATTAGGAAGGTTGATGAACTGGAGGCAGAAGGATGTATAAGAAGATGGATGTAGAAGACAGTGACAGTGGAAAGTAGGAGTCAATTTCAAAAGGTATTGTAGATGTCAACATTCACTTGGTAGGTATTCAGTACCTTGTGTAATTggcactgtgccaggtactgtggcTAAAGAGGTAGGAATTTCTCTCCCCTTAGAATTCATAGTCTAATTGGGGCAACAGATAAATGATTGCAGTACAGTGTAATAAGTGCAATAATAGTTAAGCACATTGAGCAGTGATGTAACAAAGGGTACAGGAAGAATTTGCTTGCAAGTTTCATGGGAGACAAGAGTCTTGACCTGGATTCTGAAAGATAAGGAGCTGATACAAGGCCAAGGAAGCTGGGGTGAGGTGTGAGGAGGCTAGAGGATGGTAGTTAGATCAAGCAGAAGACTGCACGTGATGTGGTAAGATTGCAACGTAGAGAGGGACTGATTGTAGAGGACCTTCTATGCCATGGTAAGTAATTGAGAGAATTGAGTCACTGAAGATTGTTAATTATGCAAATGACATggtcagatttatttatttatttatttatttatttttggttgcattgggtcttcgctgctgcacacgggctttagtggcgagcgagggctactcttcgttgcgatgcacgggcttctcattgccgtggcttctcttgttgcagagtacgggctgtaggtgcacgggcttcagtagttatggctcgcagactctagagcacaggctcagtagttgtagcgcacgggcttagttgctccgtggcatatgggatcttcccggaccagggctcgaactcgtgtcccctgcattggcaggcggattctcaaccactgcaccaccagggaagccccagatgtttattttaaataggttATGCTGGCAGCTGTGCACAGTGTGGATTTGAAGGAGGAAACAGGTTATTTCAGTGATCCAGAAAAGCAATTATGAGTTCTGAAGGCAGTAGTAGTGAGgaggaaaataaattcaagagATATTTAGAACTTAGAATCAATAAGTTATACTGGGGTATGAAAGATCGAGAGAGGAGGGAGGCTAGCTCAATTTTTTtgttgtaaaaaatgaaaaatgggaagtagtgtcattaatttttgaaggaaaattagATATGCTAGTGGAGGGATAGGTCACTACAAAAGTTTTGGATTTGTGAGATatccaggaagagagagaatttgtAGACTTGCATTTTTTGTCAGTATGACAGACTAAATTTTAGGAATTACTTTGCTATGACTCACCTAAGAATGTTAAACAACAAGAATACCTTTTAAAACGTGGCTGAGCTTGCTTAGAGTTTAACAGCTGTTGAACAATACTGAAATTACTCTTTATCATGAAGGGGAAGTATGGCAACTAGATTTAGATTGGAGTAGCACTCAATAGTTATAAAGGAAGCagacaatgaaataatattataaaaggtAGCTTATGTGGTTCCTACTTTTGAGTAAGCATCACTAAAACACAAGTCTGTCTTTCATGTCAACAAGAATGGTTTAGCATAGTTAGGAATGTGCAAAGTTAAGAGGTTAATGTAAGATAGGTTATTAAAGAACGAAAAGTCCCGTTGAACATCTGTATCCCATAGCAGAGCTCTTGGATATTTTAAAGTCagttcatgggacttccctggtgactcagtggttaagaatctgcctgccgatgcagggtacatggattcaatccctggtccgggaagatcccacatgccacggagcaactaagcccatgcaccacaactactgaacctatgctctagagcccacgagccacaactactgaagcccgcgtgcctagagcccttgctccacagcaagagaagccaccgcaatgagaagcctgtgcactgcaacgaagagtaacccctgctcgccacagctagagaaagcccatgcacagcaatgaagacccaatgcaggcaaaaataaattaattaattaaaaaaaaataaagtcagttcaTATAGTGTTTTAGCTAATCAAAGTATGAAGAATACAAAACATAACTAATATTTTTAGTATCTCTCCTTTCATGAGGTAAGAAAATACTATAGTCATCCAGGACAGTCCAAAGAAAGTTTGGATGTAAAAGTCCTCTTAACAATTCTATTATTCTGAATTTAAGCCTTGAGTTTAGGAAAtgaacaacaacaagaacaacaaaaaacctgtTGGAGAATATTGGTTATTAAATATAGGCTCAAGTCAAAGATACCAAAATACAAGAAAACATCTTGCTTTAGAGTAACAATATGCACAACAGGAAACTTTCAGAAGTGAGGAACTTTTGCTAAGACTGATTCAAGAGAATGATAAAGGCACAAAAACTATATTTAAAGATCAATCTTATTCTGTACTaccaatttctctttaaaaatgatttataagcCTTTTTTGCCTACTAATCTTAGTATTTCTTCATATGTTATgcttatacatatacaaatatacaagTAGATGATAGATTTAAAGCTTTCGCCTTTagctttaaaatgtaattaatctTAGCATGTTAGGcaaacatattttgttaaattttctacCTTCATGAACTAAAAATTTCCTTGATAAATAGACAAATatcaattttttcaaatttatatttttattgcacCTACTATGTCTAGTATAGTCTTAATTATCCATCTAGTTATAACCTTTAATCacagcaataaatttctgttctcttACAGACAGAAAAGCAGAAGGCAGGTGACTAAGAGCTGATGTACAAAGTACCTCAGTAACACTAATGTCACCAAGGGCATAGGAACATTCTATTAAACATGTTAATTGATGGTAAGTTTATAATGTATAAAAGTATttacttaaaagtatttttgattGGTGACCAATGTTTTGTATTCTCTGTCTTACTTAGAAATGGTCCAGGTGTCCAAGGATGATGTACTAATTAACTTAAAGAatgggagggggaaaaagaagaaatgcatgGTAAATTGCAGAAAATAAAGGTAGAAATTAAATCCAGATATAGCACTGATTTCTGGAAGGGTAGGTGGGTTAAACTTGCTGTTTATAATATAGAGATCCACAGATGAGATAAAACAAAATCCAGCTATATACCGTATGAGGTATACCTAAAATATAAGAACATAGAAAGGTTGAAAGCAAAGGGATAGAAAAATGTAGTGCAAtacaaaccaaaagaaagctggcatatctatatttatatcattCAAAGTAGACTTCAAGGCAAAAGGCATTGTTAAAGGTAGAGGGCCAttacatgataaaataaaaaattcaccaatattttataaattcaccTGATAATTACAGCCTCAAagtttccaaaacaaaattcACAGAATTCTAAGAGAAAGTGTGGAAAATTCCAAGGATCTTTCAGAGATGGATGGATCAATTagacaaaaattaataatgacATAGAtgatttaaacaataaaatcaacAAGTTTGATTCAGTAGACATATACAATTTTGAACCCAGCAATTAGAGAATACACGTTCTTTTCAAGAGCACACCTGACCATGTATGTAGACTACAAAGAAGCCTCAACAAGTACCAAAACAGTATCCAGTGTGATACATTTGTAAAGTAAGAAAGatacttcaaaataatttataggtCAAAGAATGAGTTATGGTAGAAATTATATGATAATAAAAAATTCATAGGTCAATTAAAAATGGTACatggcatgaagaacctagtggcaagacgggaataaagacacagacctactagagaatggacttgaggatatggggagggggtggggtgagatgtgacagggtaagagagtgtcatggacatatatacactaccaaatgtaaaatagatagctagtgggaagcagccacatagcacagggagatcagctcggtgctttgtgaccacctagaggggtgggatggggagggtgggagggagggagatgcaagagggaagagatatgggaacatattgtatgtatataactgattcactttgttataaagcagaagctaacacaccattgtaaggcaattatacttcaataaagatgtttaaaaaaaaaaaaggctttacaGAGCAGAAGCTATATAATgcatatgtaaatgtaaaaatgatgaaaattttaCATATGAAAGAACATATACTACTAAATTGGAATTATGTGAAGTTGAAAGACATAATTCCAAATGCTGTAAATAAGTTGTCAGCTGAGTCCTGaactattgaaataaaaataaatcaatgccctggaaaaaaaaaaaaaaaggtacatggcAAAACTCATTTCCTGCAGTCAAAACATCTTTAAATGCTATGTTTATAGCCTTATAAATATAGACTAGAAAGGAAGAGAGATTGAAAATCAATGAGCTAGGTGTCCAACTTAAGAAACAACAGCAAGTACGATGAAAGGAAGGATTTGACTCTAGGCAAAGGTTCACATTTCACTTCATTGCAGATTTTAGTCTCAACAGTTTATTTCATTGCAGCAAATGTGATCCATTTAACACATTCAAAGAAATGGCAACACACTGAAATCTTCTACCATGCCTTAATGGTTCAGATTGTTTTTTGGGCTACCATAGCTTATTAAAGAAGTGTCCATTGCTTGATGAAGATGATATAGTCGGGGTCTGTTTTGATATAATCTAACATTCCAAGCAATGTGACTTAAAGGAATAATTTTCGTAGAAGGTTCCTCATAGTTTGTCTTCCTCCCAAAGTGCACACATCATAAAAACATTTAACCTTTAAAATTAAGATGTGTAAGTTATGCttctacattttaattaaaaacagtgtggcagttatTATAATTTGAttccaattttgttttgaaaatttgtttgtgtatatatagtgcgtatatatatacatatactattaACAATGGTTAATTATCTCtttttgtaatgtttttttttGGCAATGAATATGTATTCCAATTAGAAAAAtagattaacaaaataaaacagtggggcttccccggtgacgcagtggttaagaatccacctgccaatgcaggggacacgggttcgagccctggtctgggaagatcccatatgccacggagcaactaagcccgtgctctacaactactgagcctgtgctctagagcctgcgagccataactactgaagcccgcacgcctagagcccgtgctctgaaacaaagagaagccaccgcaatgagaagcctgtgcaccgcaacgaagagtaacccttgctcgctgcaactagagaaagcccgcgcgcagcaacgaagacccaatgcagccaaaaataaataaataaaataaataaatttatttaaaaaaaataaattaaaaaaataaaacagtgcatACACAGGTAGTGTGTATTTTATCATCCTGCTAGGGTGGCCTCTTCCTGCTCTCTATTCTTTGATGAAATTAGCTGGGTGGGTTTCAGTAGTGAGCGGACGTAGGCTGGTTATCTTAATCTTTGTTTTTAGACTAAAGCACGTTGGTATCTGGAGCCTCCTTCATCCttactctccagaaagtgtgtTCACTTATTGTTAGCATTTGAGCACTGGGGACAGACATGGAGACAAATATGTTGCTACTGTATGAAATTTTAAGTGATGAtgtaatggaggaaaaaaaatgtgttgtatAGTCATAACTGAGAGAATGGGGCCAACACACAAAGAAAGTCTTCTAAAAACATTAGTTACATGAAAATCCCTTCTGTTCTGCTGAGCATGTAATGATTGGGAAAGGCAGATGTGAGCCCAAGTTTTAGAGCAAAGATTGAGGGGAATGAAAAATTGTTCTGCAAAATAGAATAAGGAGAATTTGAAGTTCCTAGAACTAATCCAGGAAGAAACTTGGGAAAGAGGAGAGATCAGAGGGACAGGCTAGGAAAGAGGTGGCAAGAGGGAGTGAGGCTGGGATCTGGGGGACAATGGGGAAACAGTAGGCAGAGAAGAAAATTCCTGGTCGTGGAGTGACCAAAAGCGACCATTCTGGCTCCTTCTGGAAGAAGGAGTTTGGAGCCAGAAATGAGTATGAGAATGTAAGCCTCCCAGGAATTTGCAGAAATCTTGTGGGTTCGGGTGGGGATCTAATATCCCATGCAATGTGGAAAACTTCAGGTGACATCTAGGTTACACTATGCAAAACCCCTGTCCAGTGTTTCTTTATATTTGTCGAATTCAGGATCAGCCTTGTGCATTGCGTTTTCTCATTATGCACAAGGTGTGATTTGAATTAGCTCCTAGACCTAGCTTACCTGGACtttgtcttctctcctctctgacctAAAAACCTTACCTGCAACTCTATTCACTCTTTGAGCCTAGAGAGCACAAGTGAGGCATTACTTCAGCAAAGTCCTACCTATTTTACAGGATTGctctaaagattttaaaagatgttaaaatacttagaacatttaaaaatgctatACCAATATAAACATTCATTACtgtgttagtgtttttatttctaataataacaatgatagtAAACATTAAATGGTACCTATAATTATATAGCAGGTACACTgtgaattttctcatttagtaCTCATGACATTTCTATGAGTGTCTCTATGAGACAGGAGGTATTATCTTCattcccattttagaaatgacaaTATATACCCAGAGACAAGGATTGAACACATTTATCTGACTCCAAAACTATCCTTTTAATGggttaaatatcattttaatggaTTGACTTACAGATTAATTAACTggtgttttagaaaataaatcagaaagacaaacaactctatagaaaaatgagcaatggTTAAAGATAGACAAGTGgcttttaaatacatgaaaatagcAACAACTTTACTTAATAACTAAAACCATAATTAGATACCAAAGCACTTATGTGATTACCAAAGATGAGAAGGCTTAATAACACAACTGGGGAAgttatattttatagtaaaacaggcagaaaagcagaaaaggtGAAGACAACAAATCAGCTTGATGGATTTTGTGAGAAAGAGGGAGGTAGAGTCATTCGATGTCCTGTCAGGTTCTGTTCAACATATATGTtaatattcacagaaaaaaagagagttccTGCACCCCAGGAGCTCATAGTCTAGTGGGGGACACAGAGAAGTAAGTGGAAGTTTATGATACAGATTGTAAAGGGCTATAATGTGAATAAGTTCACAAGGTAACTCTGAGGAGAAAGAATAGAGAATGAGATTCCCACAGCATTTAATTTCCCCACATAGCATTTTAAAGTTACAGTGTGGGAAAGGATTGAGCAGTAGTAAATCTCCCAGGCCAGCCCATTGAAAGGTGCCCTAATAGTTGTAGTGAAAGTGAAGAGAGGCTTCTGGTGGGTACCATAAAAAATCTGCTATAATGAACTGAAGTTAAGGTGCTGCCTAAGAGGAAAACTGAGCAAGGGTGCATGGTCACAGGTGTGGAAGCAAT is part of the Balaenoptera musculus isolate JJ_BM4_2016_0621 chromosome 8, mBalMus1.pri.v3, whole genome shotgun sequence genome and encodes:
- the SDHD gene encoding succinate dehydrogenase [ubiquinone] cytochrome b small subunit, mitochondrial isoform X2, with the protein product MATLWRLSVLCGAGGGRALFLRTAVVRPAHVSAFLQDRSTPGWCGIQHIHLSPSHHWALDKLLLTMFEGLRCRKLPRQAFWCSRRSPLLGFVISTIMMWASAKLWLCCGSSDPLDLTP